The Streptomyces sp. RKAG293 genome includes a region encoding these proteins:
- a CDS encoding acyl-CoA dehydrogenase — MPAFALDPEQLKWCAQVRSLTASRLRPLAEAGEPGRVNRPLLAELGELGLLERVFPPGGKVSAMDLCLLRESLARECTEAETALALQGLGANPVLHSAELAARWIPEVTAGRAVAAFALTEPAAGSDAAALELAAEPDGPGWRLTGEKCWISNAPQADFYTVFARTTPGAGSRGVTAFLVPADRPGLSGEHLDMLSPHPIGRLAFDGVPVGPGDLLGEPGRGFRVAMDTLNLFRPSVGAFAVGMAQAALDAATEHAGGRTAFGGPLKDLQAVSHALAETATRTEAARLLVYAAAEAYDSGAPDIAKRSAMAKLYATETAQFAVDRAVQIHGARALERGHLLEHLYREVRAPRIYEGATEVQRTIIAKELYR; from the coding sequence ATGCCCGCGTTCGCTCTCGACCCGGAACAGCTGAAGTGGTGCGCCCAGGTCCGTTCCCTCACGGCGAGCCGGCTGCGGCCGCTGGCCGAGGCCGGCGAACCCGGCCGGGTCAACCGCCCGTTGCTCGCGGAACTGGGCGAACTCGGTCTGCTGGAGCGGGTCTTCCCGCCCGGCGGCAAGGTGTCGGCGATGGACCTGTGCCTGCTGCGGGAGTCACTGGCCCGTGAGTGCACCGAGGCCGAGACGGCTCTCGCCCTGCAGGGGCTTGGCGCGAACCCGGTGCTGCACAGCGCCGAGCTGGCCGCCCGCTGGATCCCGGAGGTCACGGCGGGCCGGGCGGTCGCCGCCTTCGCGCTCACCGAACCCGCCGCCGGCTCCGACGCGGCGGCACTGGAGCTGGCCGCCGAGCCGGACGGCCCGGGGTGGCGGCTGACCGGCGAGAAGTGCTGGATCTCCAACGCTCCGCAGGCCGACTTCTACACGGTCTTCGCCCGCACCACGCCCGGCGCGGGGTCGCGCGGGGTGACGGCGTTCCTCGTCCCTGCCGACCGGCCCGGGCTGTCCGGGGAGCATCTGGACATGCTCTCCCCGCACCCCATCGGACGGCTCGCCTTCGACGGCGTTCCGGTCGGCCCCGGCGATCTGCTGGGCGAGCCGGGCCGGGGCTTCCGCGTCGCCATGGACACCCTGAACCTGTTCCGGCCCAGCGTCGGAGCGTTCGCCGTCGGCATGGCGCAGGCCGCGCTCGACGCCGCCACCGAGCACGCGGGCGGGCGCACCGCGTTCGGCGGCCCGCTGAAGGATCTGCAGGCGGTGTCCCACGCGCTCGCCGAGACCGCGACCCGCACCGAGGCCGCGCGGCTGCTCGTCTACGCGGCGGCGGAGGCGTACGACAGCGGCGCGCCCGACATCGCCAAGCGGTCGGCGATGGCGAAGTTGTACGCGACCGAGACGGCGCAGTTCGCCGTGGACCGCGCCGTCCAGATCCATGGCGCCCGCGCCCTGGAACGCGGCCATCTGCTCGAGCACCTCTACCGTGAAGTGCGGGCGCCGCGTATCTACGAAGGTGCCACCGAGGTCCAGCGCACCATCATCGCGAAGGAGCTGTACCGATGA
- a CDS encoding FAD-binding oxidoreductase: MPTRHSLDVVIVGAGVVGAACAYYASRSGLSVAVVDRGSVAGGTTGAGEGNLLVSDKEPGPELDLALLSTRLWRELADELPPEIEFESKGGLVVASDEARLDALSTFAAKQAAAGVTVARVPADRLHDFEPHLAPGLAGAFHYPQDAQVQPALAAAHLLRAARRAGAVLRLGEEVTAVLTGPGGAVRGVRTDRGELSAPAVVNAAGTWGGELAALAGADLPVMPRRGFVLVTEPLPRLVRHKVYAADYVADVASGSAALQTSPVVEGTPSGPVLIGASRERVGFDRTLRVEVLRRLAAGAAGLFPVLAGVRVLRAYHGFRPYLPDHLPAIGPDPRAPGLFHACGHEGAGIGLAPATGLLLAAAIRGERPALDLAPFRPDRFTGADPVPGTDPLPGGEPRGHADPRGHHDGA; this comes from the coding sequence GTGCCCACGAGACACTCGCTGGACGTCGTCATCGTCGGGGCCGGGGTGGTCGGCGCGGCCTGCGCCTACTACGCCTCCCGGTCCGGACTGTCCGTCGCCGTGGTCGACCGCGGCTCCGTCGCGGGCGGCACCACGGGCGCCGGTGAAGGCAATCTGCTGGTCTCCGACAAGGAGCCCGGCCCGGAACTCGACCTCGCGCTGCTGTCCACCAGGCTCTGGCGCGAGCTCGCCGACGAACTCCCACCGGAGATCGAGTTCGAGTCCAAGGGCGGCCTCGTCGTAGCGTCCGACGAGGCCCGCCTGGACGCACTGAGCACGTTCGCGGCCAAGCAGGCGGCGGCCGGCGTCACCGTGGCCCGGGTTCCGGCGGACCGGCTGCACGACTTCGAACCGCATCTGGCGCCCGGCCTCGCCGGCGCCTTCCACTACCCGCAGGACGCCCAGGTCCAGCCGGCCCTGGCCGCCGCCCACCTGCTGCGCGCCGCCCGGCGCGCCGGCGCGGTGCTGCGGCTCGGCGAAGAGGTCACCGCCGTCCTGACCGGCCCCGGCGGCGCGGTCCGCGGGGTGCGCACCGACCGCGGTGAACTGTCGGCACCCGCCGTGGTCAACGCGGCCGGGACCTGGGGCGGCGAACTCGCCGCGCTGGCCGGAGCGGACCTGCCGGTCATGCCACGGCGCGGCTTCGTCCTCGTCACGGAACCGCTGCCCCGGCTCGTCCGGCACAAGGTCTACGCCGCCGACTACGTCGCCGATGTGGCCAGCGGCTCCGCGGCCCTGCAGACCTCGCCCGTGGTCGAGGGCACCCCCTCGGGACCGGTGCTCATCGGCGCCAGCCGGGAGCGGGTGGGCTTCGACCGTACGCTGCGGGTCGAGGTGCTGCGCCGGCTCGCGGCCGGGGCCGCCGGGCTCTTCCCGGTACTGGCCGGGGTCCGGGTGCTGCGCGCCTATCACGGCTTCCGGCCCTATCTGCCGGACCATCTGCCCGCGATCGGGCCCGACCCGCGCGCCCCCGGTCTCTTCCACGCCTGCGGCCACGAGGGCGCCGGCATCGGACTCGCCCCCGCGACCGGACTGCTGCTCGCCGCCGCGATCCGGGGCGAGCGGCCCGCCCTGGACCTGGCACCGTTCCGCCCCGACCGCTTCACCGGCGCGGATCCGGTTCCCGGCACGGATCCGCTTCCCGGCGGGGAACCGAGAGGCCATGCGGACCCGAGAGGACATCACGATGGCGCGTAA
- a CDS encoding RidA family protein, with the protein MSLRRINPGELSPPTGFSHAVTATGRTLVFLAGQTALDQAGKIVGDTLPAQFELALTNLLAALAAAGGGPADLARITVHTTDVAAYRENAAELGRLWRSLAGRDYPAMAVVGVVRLWDEEALVELDGIAVLA; encoded by the coding sequence ATGAGCCTGCGGCGCATCAACCCGGGCGAGCTGTCGCCGCCCACCGGCTTCAGCCACGCCGTCACCGCGACCGGCCGCACGCTGGTCTTCCTGGCCGGCCAGACCGCCCTCGACCAGGCGGGCAAGATCGTCGGCGACACGCTGCCCGCCCAGTTCGAGCTGGCGCTGACCAATCTCCTGGCGGCGCTGGCCGCCGCGGGCGGCGGCCCCGCCGACCTCGCCCGGATCACCGTCCACACCACCGACGTCGCCGCCTACCGGGAGAACGCCGCCGAACTCGGGCGGCTGTGGCGGTCGTTGGCGGGCCGTGACTATCCGGCGATGGCGGTCGTCGGGGTGGTCCGGCTGTGGGACGAGGAGGCGCTGGTGGAACTCGACGGGATCGCCGTCCTCGCCTAG
- a CDS encoding (2Fe-2S)-binding protein — MARNPVELAGATPGPSFEITMDGRAVPVLPGQSIAAALWSAGILAWRTTRVNGRPRGAFCGIGSCFDCLATVNGAPNQRACLVPARPGDLVTTQEGHGRADLAV, encoded by the coding sequence ATGGCGCGTAACCCCGTCGAGCTGGCCGGGGCGACGCCCGGGCCGTCGTTCGAGATCACGATGGACGGCCGCGCCGTGCCCGTGCTGCCGGGCCAGAGCATCGCCGCGGCCCTGTGGTCGGCGGGCATCCTCGCCTGGCGCACCACCCGGGTGAACGGCCGCCCGCGCGGCGCCTTCTGCGGCATCGGCTCCTGCTTCGACTGCCTCGCCACCGTCAACGGCGCCCCGAACCAGCGGGCCTGTCTGGTCCCGGCCCGTCCGGGCGACCTCGTCACCACCCAGGAGGGCCACGGCCGTGCCGACCTCGCCGTCTGA